The sequence CCAACATTATCTTTCTGCCACGCAATTGCTTTTGGTGACCAGTTCTCCAAATATGTAATTATCCCGTTTCCTTTCATATCAAAAAAAAAATGCACTTCTTAAATTGGAAGTGCATTTTTATATTTTTTACCTTAAATCCGCAGGGTTTTTTCTAAACAGAAATTTCGATATTAATTTTACACAATTCATATTTTTACTATTGAAAATATAGCGGATTGACACGAATTATTCAAATTATTTAACAGGGAATTATTTTGTGCTATTATTAGCTCCTTATTGGGTCAATCCAATTGTTATCTTCTTTAATAAGCTGAATTAATTCATCAACAGCCGATTCGGAATTAACACTGCGTTTTATGACATTTTTGCTTCTGTAAAGTGTAATTTTACCCACACCGGAACCAACATATCCATAATCAGCATCTGCCATTTCACCAGGTCCGTTAACAATACAGCCCATTATTGCAATCTTTACTCCTTTAAGATGTTCTGTTCTGCTTCGAATCTTTGCTGTTACTTCCTGAAGATCAAAAAGAGTTCTTCCGCACGAAGGACAGGCTATATATTCTGTTTTGGAAATTCTTAACCGAACTGCTTGAAGTATACCGAATAAAATTCTATTGATTTGATTCTGATTAACTGTGCTGTTTGCTAACCAAACGCCATCACCCAATCCATCAATCAGTAATGCTCCCAGATCGGTAGAGCTGTAAAGCATCAGCTTTTCAATATCTTCATTCAAATAATTTCTTTTGATGATAACAGGATTGTTTATTTTTTTTGCTATCAGCTCAATAAAAAATCTTCTCTGCTCTGTCATTCCATGGAGATTCACAGTTTCCAGCACAAGTGCAACGGTTTTTTCATTCTTAAATTTATCAAGATCATTAAGATGATTAATATTGACTAAAACAAAATTTACGAACGGAGATTTTACTTTTGCTTCAAAATATTCTTCGAAGGAAAAAAGTGGAAGTCCGTTGGATTTATCTTCAAAATTTTTCCAATGTGCGTAATCATAAATTCCTTTCAAACTGGATGGAAGATTAAAGGGAACATTTTTACCTCCAAGATAAATGTAATCCGCTGCCATATCATTCATATTCCATTTATCAGTTTCCGGTTGGTAAAAGTAACCCACTGGTTCAAGATCATTATAATTGCTGAAACCATCCATGCTGAAATCTGAAAAGACTACAGGAAAATTATTCCCACCCAAATTAGAAACTTCAAATGTTTTTCTTTTATTATAATTGAAAGGATCAAGCGGATTTATATTAATATCTGGAATAAGATTATGCTCACCACGTCTTTCATATCTTTTTGTAAGCGAAATAGCAACCGGCACCTCATACTCCGGTTCCTCCGTTAATGAAACACGAATTGTGTCTCCAAGTCCATCTTCTAAAAGTGTTCCGATTCCAACTGCAGATTTTATTCTTCCATCTTCACCATCACCAGCTTCCGTTACACCAAGATGAAGCGGGTAATTCATTCCTTCACTTTCCATTTTATTAACAAGAAGCCTGTATGCCTGAACCATAACCTTAGGATTGCTTGCCTTCATTGAAAGAACGATGTTATGATAATTTATTTCATCACAGATTCGAACAAACTCTAAAGCCGATTCCACCATTCCCAGTGGGGTATCGCCATAGCGGCTCATAATTCTATCCGAAAGTGAACCATGGTTGGTTCCAATCCGCATTGCTGTACCATATTCTTTACAGATTTTTACCAGCGGCGTAAATCGTTCGCGGATTCTTTCCAGTTCCAAATCATATTCATGATCCGTGTAATCAATTTGCTGGAATTTTTTCCTATCGGCATAGTTACCGGGATTAACTCTAACTTTTTCAACAATCCTTGCCGCTAATTCTGCAGCGTTTGGTGTAAAATGAATATCAGCGATAAGCGGAACTGTATAACCTCTTTTATTTAATTCCTTTTTTATCTCAGCAAGATTTTGTGCTTCGTACATGCTGGGTGCTGTAATTCTAACATACTCGCACCCGGCATTAATCATTCTTATTGATTGCTCCACGGTAGCCATCGTATCCATTGTATCAGTTGTGGTCATCGATTGGATACGGATTGGATTATTTCCACCGAGCGGAACAGAGCCAATAAATACTTCTTTGGTTTTGTATCGTTGGTATTTTGTTACGTTTTGGCAATAATTTTTAATTGTTTCAATCATAAACTACATAACAACTTGTTATTAGATAAAGTTTAGAAAACAGACTAAGTTAATTCCAACTTCAGTTTTCTGCTTTCATATTCCTTAATTCTGACTTCTGTTTTCTGTATTCTATTTTCGTCTTCTCCTTTCAAATATAACAAATAATTACAACTGGTTGAGCAAATCATCCTATCAAAAATATTTCCTATATTTATGGCAAAAGAAAATTAATACTTATCGATGATAATTCCAGAAAATAAAATAGAAGAAGTACGTTCAGCGGTAAACATTGTTGATGTAATTTCAGAATCTGTTCAGTTAAGGAAAAGAGGTAAGAACTATGTGGGTCTTTGCCCATTCCATCAGGAAAAAACTCCTTCCTTTACCGTTAGCAGCGATAAACAAATATTTCATTGCTTTGGATGCCATGCCGGCGGTAATGTATTCAAATTCTTAATGGATTTACAAAACATTTCTTTTGTAGAAGCTGTTCAGGATATTGCAAAGCGAGCCGGTATCAACCTCGAATTTCAGGAAACTGCTCCAACCGAAGAACAGAGCGAACAGGAAATTCTTTATGACATAAACACGTTGGTTGCTCGTTTCTTTTTGAACAATCTTCTGCAAAGTTTACAAGGTGAAATTGCAAGAAATTACTTTGCCGAAAGAAACATTAAACTGCAAACACAAAGAATCTTTGGTTTGGGTTACGCACTTCCAGAATGGGAAAGCATTGTAAAGTTTGTAAAAGAAAATAATATAGATCTGGATAAAGCAAAATACCTGGGAATAATTGAAAAGAATGAAAGCGGCGGATATTATGATAAATTCCGGGGAAGGATTATCTTTCCGATTTTCTCTCCAAATGGAAGAGTAATTGCATTTGGCGGGCGAGTGATGGAGAAATCGGAGAACACAGCCAAGTATCTTAACTCACCGGAATCAGCAATTTATTCCAAGCGACGCTCGCTATATGGTTTATATCATTCCAAAGAAGAAATTAGAAAACTTGATAAAGCATTACTGGTTGAAGGCTATATGGATTTGATTTCGTTGTATCAGGGCGGAGTAAAGAATGTAGTTGCTTCGTCCGGAACTGCGCTTACAGAAGAACAAGTTCAAATGCTTTCCAGGTATACAAAAAATGTTGTTGTGTTTTACGATGCTGATCCAGCCGGTATTAAAGCTTCAATCCGCAGCATAGAGCTTTTAGTTAAACAGGATTTTGATGTTAAGATTGCCGAACTGCCGAAAGGGGAAGATCCCGATTCCTTTATTCAAAAATTTGGCAGAGAAGAATTTGACGATCAAATTAAAAAAGCACAAAATTTTTTAGAATACCAATCTGCACAGTATGAAAAGCAGGGACTGTTTAACGATCCAACTCTTCAAACAAAAGCTATTAGAGACCTTGTACAATCGGCTGCGTTTGTTAATGATGAATTGAAGAGAAGCATTCTGCTTAAATCGATTTCCCGAAAGTTTAACCTGCGCGAAAAACTTTTAGAGGCTGAATTAGAAAAACTTTTAAAAATATCTTCAAGGCGGGATGAAAGAAAAACCGAAATAAAAACAACAACTAACGATCAAAATGGTTCGCTGGAAAACATTCCCGAGGCTGCGGTTCGTGTGCAGGCTCCATCTGAAAGAGAATTGATTAAACTTTTATATGAAGGTGATAAAAAAATTGTTGAATTCATTTTCCATCATTTAGCACCGGAGGATTTTTCTAACCGTTCTTATCGTTACCTGGCAAACCTTATTTTTGATGCCTTGACAAATGACGAAAGTATTGCACCGGCTGTATTGGTAGAAAAAATTGAGGATGATAGAATAAAGCAATTCGTGTTTAACCTTTCGTTCGAAAAATATACTATCAGTAAATCGTGGGAAGATTTTTATCCTGGAGTCCCGGAAAGCCAAAGCTTAACCAGGCATTCTAAAGATGCGGTAAGGAGTTTCAAACTTTTCCATATCGACCTGGAGATAAAACAGAACAATGATAAAATAAAATCTGCAAAAAGTGATGAAGAAATTGTTCAATTGATGAAAGCAAACATAACCCTGGAGCAAGATAAAAAATTAATCCAAAATGATATTGGTTAAAAGTTTATGTGTTCATGCAAATGTACTTTTGTTAAAGAAAATAATATTTAAGGAAATTTTTAACTATGATAACTCATCCAAAATTGTACGAAATAAACACGCGCGTTTGGATAAATAAATTTTCTTTAGATAAAAAGAAAATTTCGCTAACAGAAATTCCCGACCAGGTTTGGAAAGATTTGGCTGATAAAGGTATAAACATAGTATGGTTGATGGGAATTTGGAAAACAAATCCTGCGCTTACACAAAAATATTGTCTGGAAGACTTCTTGATCAGAAATTATGAAAAAGCTTTGAAAGATTGGAAATTGGAAGACGTGATTGGATCTCCATTTGCAATTGATGAATATATTGTTAATCCAGATTTGGGTGATTTCGAGATTCTGGGCAATCTAAGGGAAAAATTAAACAGTTTTGAAATAAAGTTGTTTTTAGATTTCATTC is a genomic window of Ignavibacteriales bacterium containing:
- the ispG gene encoding (E)-4-hydroxy-3-methylbut-2-enyl-diphosphate synthase gives rise to the protein MIETIKNYCQNVTKYQRYKTKEVFIGSVPLGGNNPIRIQSMTTTDTMDTMATVEQSIRMINAGCEYVRITAPSMYEAQNLAEIKKELNKRGYTVPLIADIHFTPNAAELAARIVEKVRVNPGNYADRKKFQQIDYTDHEYDLELERIRERFTPLVKICKEYGTAMRIGTNHGSLSDRIMSRYGDTPLGMVESALEFVRICDEINYHNIVLSMKASNPKVMVQAYRLLVNKMESEGMNYPLHLGVTEAGDGEDGRIKSAVGIGTLLEDGLGDTIRVSLTEEPEYEVPVAISLTKRYERRGEHNLIPDININPLDPFNYNKRKTFEVSNLGGNNFPVVFSDFSMDGFSNYNDLEPVGYFYQPETDKWNMNDMAADYIYLGGKNVPFNLPSSLKGIYDYAHWKNFEDKSNGLPLFSFEEYFEAKVKSPFVNFVLVNINHLNDLDKFKNEKTVALVLETVNLHGMTEQRRFFIELIAKKINNPVIIKRNYLNEDIEKLMLYSSTDLGALLIDGLGDGVWLANSTVNQNQINRILFGILQAVRLRISKTEYIACPSCGRTLFDLQEVTAKIRSRTEHLKGVKIAIMGCIVNGPGEMADADYGYVGSGVGKITLYRSKNVIKRSVNSESAVDELIQLIKEDNNWIDPIRS
- the dnaG gene encoding DNA primase, which produces MIIPENKIEEVRSAVNIVDVISESVQLRKRGKNYVGLCPFHQEKTPSFTVSSDKQIFHCFGCHAGGNVFKFLMDLQNISFVEAVQDIAKRAGINLEFQETAPTEEQSEQEILYDINTLVARFFLNNLLQSLQGEIARNYFAERNIKLQTQRIFGLGYALPEWESIVKFVKENNIDLDKAKYLGIIEKNESGGYYDKFRGRIIFPIFSPNGRVIAFGGRVMEKSENTAKYLNSPESAIYSKRRSLYGLYHSKEEIRKLDKALLVEGYMDLISLYQGGVKNVVASSGTALTEEQVQMLSRYTKNVVVFYDADPAGIKASIRSIELLVKQDFDVKIAELPKGEDPDSFIQKFGREEFDDQIKKAQNFLEYQSAQYEKQGLFNDPTLQTKAIRDLVQSAAFVNDELKRSILLKSISRKFNLREKLLEAELEKLLKISSRRDERKTEIKTTTNDQNGSLENIPEAAVRVQAPSERELIKLLYEGDKKIVEFIFHHLAPEDFSNRSYRYLANLIFDALTNDESIAPAVLVEKIEDDRIKQFVFNLSFEKYTISKSWEDFYPGVPESQSLTRHSKDAVRSFKLFHIDLEIKQNNDKIKSAKSDEEIVQLMKANITLEQDKKLIQNDIG